One Malus sylvestris chromosome 14, drMalSylv7.2, whole genome shotgun sequence DNA segment encodes these proteins:
- the LOC126600676 gene encoding xylan glycosyltransferase MUCI21-like isoform X1 produces MVYYKRYQQRKKGEEDEECQSILMEFSNSGFYKRTRPKLLTFVFLSLLSCSFILAPHLFYLNTTFSLLRLGAHDMVVYAPLGSSIANGTILCDRSNFRSDVCILKGNVRTHSGSSSIFVYRSRDKSNFTFYLSSIVEENEEENGEWLQHEKIKPYTRKWEPSTMATVTELDLIAKKDDTLGMQHQCDVQHDVPAVFFSTAGYTGNAYHEFNDGIIPLYITSQELRKKVVFVILDFHDWWLMKYGDILSQLSDYPVIDFSADTRTHCFPEAIVGLRIHDELTVDPSLMEGHRSIFDFQYLLDRAYRPRIIGLINEQEAEEKLSVSVSPASVGSLKIKKKLHEAHQLERPKLVIVSRNGSRAITNEDLLVEMAEQIGFEVEVLRPDSRTELAKIYWVLNSSDVVIGVHGAAMTHFLFMRPGSVLIQVIPLGTSWAAEAYFGEPARKLDLNYIGYKILPTESSLYDKYGKDDPVLKNPASVTKKGWQHTKEIYLEGQTVRLHLTRFKKQLLGAYDYTTERMTEHFEQQ; encoded by the exons ATGGTATACTATAAGAGATACCAGCAAAGGAAAAAAGGGGAAGAGGATGAAGAGTGTCAGAGCATTCTAATGGAGTTTTCAAACTCTGGTTTCTACAAAAGAACAAGGCCCAAGCTCCTCACTTTcgtcttcctctctctcctttcttgcAGCTTCATATTAGCCCCTCATCTTTTCTACCTTAACACCACTTTCTCTCTATTAC GCCTTGGTGCTCATGATATGGTTGTATACGCTCCCTTGGGTTCTTCAATCGCCAACG GAACTATACTTTGTGATAGGAGCAATTTTCGATCAGATGTTTGTATCCTGAAAGGAAATGTAAGAACACACTCCGGATCCTCTTCCATCTTTGTCTACAGGTCCAGAGATAAAAGTAATTTCACATTCTATCTTTCGAGCATCGTCGAGGAAAATGAAGAGGAAAACGGGGAATGGCTTCAACACGAAAAGATCAAACCGTATACTCGGAAATGGGAACCAAGTACCATGGCCACCGTCACTGAATTAGACCTCATTGCAAAGAAAGACGATACTCTAGGGATGCAACATCAGTGTGACGTCCAACATGATGTTCCGGCGGTGTTCTTCTCAACGGCTGGCTATACTGGCAATGCTTATCATGAGTTCAACGACGGGATTATACCACTGTACATTACTTCTCAAGAACTGAGAAAGAAGGTTGTGTTTGTCATTCTTGATTTTCATGACTGGTGGCTTATGAAGTACGGAGACATTCTTTCACAACTATCAGACTATCCAGTAATAGATTTCAGTGCAGATACGAGAACCCATTGCTTTCCTGAAGCCATTGTCGGTTTGAGAATTCACGACGAGCTCACTGTGGATCCTTCGCTGATGGAGGGACATAGGAGCATTTTCGACTTTCAATATCTTCTAGACAGGGCGTACAGGCCTCGAATTATAGGTCTAATTAATGAACAAGAAGCAGAAGAGAAGCTTTCTGTTTCTGTGTCTCCAGCATCGGTAGGATCtttaaaaatcaagaaaaaacTACATGAAGCACATCAATTAGAGAGGCCTAAACTGGTGATCGTATCTAGAAACGGATCAAGAGCAATAACCAATGAGGACTTGTTGGTGGAAATGGCTGAGCAAATTGGGTTTGAAGTTGAAGTTCTGAGGCCTGATTCGAGGACCGAGTTGGCAAAGATTTATTGGGTTCTTAATTCGAGTGATGTCGTGATAGGGGTTCACGGTGCCGCCATGACACATTTTCTGTTCATGAGACCTGGCTCTGTGTTGATCCAAGTGATTCCTCTTGGAACTAGTTGGGCAGCAGAGGCATACTTTGGGGAACCTGCAAGAAAGCTTGATTTAAACTACATTGGCTACAAAATTCTTCCCACAGAGAGCTCGTTGTacgacaagtatggcaaagatGATCCTGTTCTTAAAAATCCAGCTAGTGTAACCAAAAAAGGTTGGCAACACACAAAGGAGATTTACCTTGAAGGTCAAACTGTGAGACTACACCTCACAAGATTTAAGAAGCAGTTGCTTGGTGCTTATGACTACACCACTGAAAGAATGACTGAGCATTTCGAACAACAATAA
- the LOC126600676 gene encoding xylan glycosyltransferase MUCI21-like isoform X2, which produces MVYYKRYQQRKKGEEDEECQSILMEFSNSGFYKRTRPKLLTFVFLSLLSCSFILAPHLFYLNTTFSLLRKFFSLLSHFDVSFCICSSIANGTILCDRSNFRSDVCILKGNVRTHSGSSSIFVYRSRDKSNFTFYLSSIVEENEEENGEWLQHEKIKPYTRKWEPSTMATVTELDLIAKKDDTLGMQHQCDVQHDVPAVFFSTAGYTGNAYHEFNDGIIPLYITSQELRKKVVFVILDFHDWWLMKYGDILSQLSDYPVIDFSADTRTHCFPEAIVGLRIHDELTVDPSLMEGHRSIFDFQYLLDRAYRPRIIGLINEQEAEEKLSVSVSPASVGSLKIKKKLHEAHQLERPKLVIVSRNGSRAITNEDLLVEMAEQIGFEVEVLRPDSRTELAKIYWVLNSSDVVIGVHGAAMTHFLFMRPGSVLIQVIPLGTSWAAEAYFGEPARKLDLNYIGYKILPTESSLYDKYGKDDPVLKNPASVTKKGWQHTKEIYLEGQTVRLHLTRFKKQLLGAYDYTTERMTEHFEQQ; this is translated from the exons ATGGTATACTATAAGAGATACCAGCAAAGGAAAAAAGGGGAAGAGGATGAAGAGTGTCAGAGCATTCTAATGGAGTTTTCAAACTCTGGTTTCTACAAAAGAACAAGGCCCAAGCTCCTCACTTTcgtcttcctctctctcctttcttgcAGCTTCATATTAGCCCCTCATCTTTTCTACCTTAACACCACTTTCTCTCTATTACGTAAGTTTTTCTCTTTGCTTTCCCATTTTGATGTTTCTTTTTGCATCT GTTCTTCAATCGCCAACG GAACTATACTTTGTGATAGGAGCAATTTTCGATCAGATGTTTGTATCCTGAAAGGAAATGTAAGAACACACTCCGGATCCTCTTCCATCTTTGTCTACAGGTCCAGAGATAAAAGTAATTTCACATTCTATCTTTCGAGCATCGTCGAGGAAAATGAAGAGGAAAACGGGGAATGGCTTCAACACGAAAAGATCAAACCGTATACTCGGAAATGGGAACCAAGTACCATGGCCACCGTCACTGAATTAGACCTCATTGCAAAGAAAGACGATACTCTAGGGATGCAACATCAGTGTGACGTCCAACATGATGTTCCGGCGGTGTTCTTCTCAACGGCTGGCTATACTGGCAATGCTTATCATGAGTTCAACGACGGGATTATACCACTGTACATTACTTCTCAAGAACTGAGAAAGAAGGTTGTGTTTGTCATTCTTGATTTTCATGACTGGTGGCTTATGAAGTACGGAGACATTCTTTCACAACTATCAGACTATCCAGTAATAGATTTCAGTGCAGATACGAGAACCCATTGCTTTCCTGAAGCCATTGTCGGTTTGAGAATTCACGACGAGCTCACTGTGGATCCTTCGCTGATGGAGGGACATAGGAGCATTTTCGACTTTCAATATCTTCTAGACAGGGCGTACAGGCCTCGAATTATAGGTCTAATTAATGAACAAGAAGCAGAAGAGAAGCTTTCTGTTTCTGTGTCTCCAGCATCGGTAGGATCtttaaaaatcaagaaaaaacTACATGAAGCACATCAATTAGAGAGGCCTAAACTGGTGATCGTATCTAGAAACGGATCAAGAGCAATAACCAATGAGGACTTGTTGGTGGAAATGGCTGAGCAAATTGGGTTTGAAGTTGAAGTTCTGAGGCCTGATTCGAGGACCGAGTTGGCAAAGATTTATTGGGTTCTTAATTCGAGTGATGTCGTGATAGGGGTTCACGGTGCCGCCATGACACATTTTCTGTTCATGAGACCTGGCTCTGTGTTGATCCAAGTGATTCCTCTTGGAACTAGTTGGGCAGCAGAGGCATACTTTGGGGAACCTGCAAGAAAGCTTGATTTAAACTACATTGGCTACAAAATTCTTCCCACAGAGAGCTCGTTGTacgacaagtatggcaaagatGATCCTGTTCTTAAAAATCCAGCTAGTGTAACCAAAAAAGGTTGGCAACACACAAAGGAGATTTACCTTGAAGGTCAAACTGTGAGACTACACCTCACAAGATTTAAGAAGCAGTTGCTTGGTGCTTATGACTACACCACTGAAAGAATGACTGAGCATTTCGAACAACAATAA